One region of bacterium genomic DNA includes:
- a CDS encoding DUF6141 family protein translates to VAAFNMAALVWQVVLGHRLGTNPAPDWLVVVMFCAFGLAFPWIMLNIRLVTEVRANGLAYRFFPFHRDFVLLPWHSIHAQSAVTYHPLRDYGGWGIRYGKSGRAYNVSGDRGVLFTLANGRTLLIGSRRAEELSAAIAAVSGIGPGDTQGQTG, encoded by the coding sequence GGTGGCGGCGTTCAACATGGCGGCCCTGGTCTGGCAGGTGGTCCTGGGGCACAGGCTGGGCACCAATCCGGCCCCGGACTGGCTGGTGGTGGTGATGTTCTGCGCGTTCGGCCTGGCTTTTCCCTGGATAATGCTCAACATCCGCCTGGTGACCGAGGTGCGCGCCAACGGACTGGCCTACCGTTTCTTCCCCTTCCACCGCGATTTCGTGCTTCTGCCCTGGCACAGCATACACGCACAGAGCGCTGTCACCTACCACCCCTTGCGCGACTACGGCGGCTGGGGCATACGCTACGGCAAGAGCGGGCGCGCCTACAACGTGAGCGGTGACCGCGGCGTGCTGTTCACCCTGGCCAATGGCCGCACCCTGCTGATCGGCAGCCGGCGTGCCGAGGAGCTTTCGGCAGCCATTGCCGCGGTCTCTGGGATCGGCCCCGGCGATACTCAAGGCCAGACCGGCTGA